From the genome of Papaver somniferum cultivar HN1 chromosome 2, ASM357369v1, whole genome shotgun sequence, one region includes:
- the LOC113350243 gene encoding desiccation-related protein PCC13-62-like, whose product MGTLLSNSFLLALFMLMFSVINSEGFPPTLEPICGPTHPLDAIPIYPDDVHLLQFALNLEHLEADFFLYGALGYGLDRVAPELVMGGPPPIGAQKANLDELVNRIIEEFGYQEVGHLRAIKTTVGGFPRPLMNLSACNFAAIMNDAFGYPLDPPFDPYANSLNFMLASYVIPYVGLTGYVGANPFIKGWKTKRLLAGLLGVESGQDAVIRTYLYERADYTVYPYEYTVAEFTERISELRNELGMCGIKDEGICVPPYLGAENQTTSNVLSADYNSLSYARTPREILRIVYGTGNEHVPGGFFPNGANGKIARELLHYYKS is encoded by the exons ATGGGTACTTTACTTTCTAATTCCTTTCTCTTAGCATTGTTCATGCTCATGTTTTCTGTCATCAACTCGGAAGGTTTTCCTCCAACACTAGAACCAATCTGTGGACCAACTCATCCTCTGGATGCGATTCCAATTTACCCCGACGACGTCCATTTGCTGCAATTTGCTTTGAATCTCGAACACTTAGAAGCTGATTTTTTCTTGTATGGAGCACTGGGTTATGGTCTTGATAGAGTCGCTCCGGAGTTAGTAATGGGTGGACCACCGCCAATCGGAGCACAGAAAGCTAATCTTGATGAACTTGTTAATCGTATTATCGAGGAGTTTGGATATCAAGAAGTTGGCCATTTAAG GGCTATTAAAACGACAGTTGGTGGATTTCCAAGGCCGTTGATGAATCTTAGTGCTTGTAATTTTGCTGCGATAATGAATGATGCATTTGGATATCCTCTGGATCCCCCATTTGATCCATATGCAAACAGCCTGAATTTCATGTTGGCTTCATACGTGATTCCATACGTTGGACTTACCGGCTACGTCGGTGCGAATCCATTCATTAAGGGATGGAAAACAAAAAGG TTGTTAGCAGGTTTATTAGGTGTAGAATCAGGGCAGGATGCTGTCATAAGGACGTATCTGTACGAGAGGGCAGATTATACAGTGTACCCATACGAGTACACTGTCGCTGAATTTACAGAACGCATCTCAGAGCTGAGGAATGAATTAGGGATGTGCGGCATCAAAGATGAAGGTATCTGTGTACCACCATACTTGGGAGCAGAGAATCAAACAACCAGCAACGTGTTGTCGGCTGACTACAATTCCTTATCTTATGCTCGAACACCCCGTGAAATTTTGAGGATTGTGTATGGAACCGGGAATGAACATGTTCCCGGTGGATTTTTCCCAAATGGAGCGAACGGAAAGATTGCCAGAGAACTTCTACATTATTACAAATCATAA